A window of Microbacterium hominis genomic DNA:
CGCGCTCGCTGGTACTGGACCTGCGCGGCGGCCACGCCCTGTCGATCGTCAGCCGGCTGCGCACGCCGGGTGCGGGCACGACGGCGGTGGGGCAGACCTTCACCGCGCTGCGGATCGACGGGGTCGAGCCGACCGCGCCCGCCCCCGCGCCGACGAACGAACTGCTCGGTCGGCGGGTGCTGTGGGTCTACTCCGAGCACCACGCGTACGAGCACGTGTATCTCTCGCCGCACTGGTACTCGTGGCACTGCCTCGCCGGTCCCGAGCGGGGACTCGCCGACACCGACGAGGTGTCGATGTGGCAGCTGCGCCCCGGCATCCACGTCTTCGCATGGCGCGAGAAGGTGATCCCGTGCGGATCGGTCACCATCGCCGATCACCGCAGCGCCCACGCCCTGCGGTCCCACGGCATGCTGTTCGGCCTCGCCGAGAACGGGATCGACCGCACCCACTTCACGTTCGGGGCGCGCGGCCGCCTTCTCTCGACCACCGCGCACCCCCCGGCCTTCGACCCCTACGAGGCGGCCGAAGCCTCCTGAGGCACGGTGTCGCCCTCCCCGAGGTGCGGGAGATCGGCCTCCTCGGCGCCGTGGCCGATCTCCCGGTAGACCTCGGGGCGCGCACGGCGCAGCCACAGCGCCCAGAACACCGCCCCGGCGGCGGGCACCAGGAGCACCGCCGGGAGGATGAAAGTGGTCGGGGTGGATTCGGGCTGGCCGAGGAGCACATCCCAGTTCAGGAGGATGAGCACCCAGACGGTCCCCAGAGCGAGCGCGGACACGACCGGGGCGACCACGCGCGCTCCGATGCCGACGTCGCGGGGCGCGCGGGCGAAGAAGCCGATGACCGCGAGCGAGACCAGCACCATGAGCAGGACGAGTCCGAAGGCCCCGAGGTTGGTCAGCCACGTGAACAGCGTGAGCACCGGGTAGGGGCCGGCCGCGGCATCCCACCCGGTCTCCCCCACGACGAACGCCGCCAGCACGACGACGGCCACCACGGTCTGGGCGACCGAGCCCGCCCACGGCGCACCGCTCTCGCGGCGCACGCGGGCGAGCCCCCGCGGCAGCACGCCCTCACGACCCAGCGAGAAGGCGTAGCGCGCCACGGCGTTGTGGAAGCTCACCACGGCGGCGAACACGCTGGTGATGAACAGGATCGACATGATGTCCACCCAGATCTCGCCCAGGTTGGCGACCACGATGTCGAAGAACAGCGGCGGGCCGGCCTCCTCCGGGGAGATGCCGGTGGGGTCGAGGATCTTGTCGGGTCCGATGCCGACCGCGAGCGCCCAGGTCGACAGTGCGTAGAAGACGCCGATCACGCCGACGGCGAGGAAGGTGGCGCGCGGGATCGTGCGGCGCGGGTCGCGTGATTCCTCGCCGTAGAGGGCTGCCG
This region includes:
- a CDS encoding MoaF C-terminal domain-containing protein, with the protein product MTTNLSDTTTWLPLDGLAPGFDASRAPLSPALRGRTFTTVAEDGARSACTITADTEVFEVDDALFYVEFGVRDDPDEARSLVLDLRGGHALSIVSRLRTPGAGTTAVGQTFTALRIDGVEPTAPAPAPTNELLGRRVLWVYSEHHAYEHVYLSPHWYSWHCLAGPERGLADTDEVSMWQLRPGIHVFAWREKVIPCGSVTIADHRSAHALRSHGMLFGLAENGIDRTHFTFGARGRLLSTTAHPPAFDPYEAAEAS
- a CDS encoding APC family permease — encoded protein: MTTTVPATRTSAHRRLGVLSVAFMIVAASAPLTVVAGGATSAFSVTHVLGIPFGYVVLAAALAVFAVGYAAMSRYITNAGAFYAYIAQGIGRPVGVGASILALIAYNAMQIGIYGMLGFQVSLFIESKTGAVVPWWIPVAVAVVIVAIMGVNRVDLSAKVLGVLVALEFAVVIVFDVVAFANPAEGLTAAPLSPAALFVPGVGAVLAFGIAAFMGFESAALYGEESRDPRRTIPRATFLAVGVIGVFYALSTWALAVGIGPDKILDPTGISPEEAGPPLFFDIVVANLGEIWVDIMSILFITSVFAAVVSFHNAVARYAFSLGREGVLPRGLARVRRESGAPWAGSVAQTVVAVVVLAAFVVGETGWDAAAGPYPVLTLFTWLTNLGAFGLVLLMVLVSLAVIGFFARAPRDVGIGARVVAPVVSALALGTVWVLILLNWDVLLGQPESTPTTFILPAVLLVPAAGAVFWALWLRRARPEVYREIGHGAEEADLPHLGEGDTVPQEASAAS